TGTTTCCAAAAAACCATTGAAGTCCTACTTTGAAGGAATGTGAAGTCCCAAAttctattcaaaaataaaagaaaaccacATGGGTATACTTAAGAGATACATTATGATTATGGGTTTTAAATAATGTTTCTTACATAATAATACTTATGTGCTTCTCCTTTCCACATACCTTTGTGTTTACACTTACACATGATTACATCAAAACATTACATTTTTGCAAAGCCagttcactttttcttttctgttgcCTTTTGTTGGGTTTCACTCGCAGGCAAGTTTAGTGCCGAAACTTGTGAGACAGATAGCAAAAGCCTGAAATGCAGAGAGAGGCTGTCTATAATCCATAGTGAAAGTGTCATCTCCCACTTTACCAAACTGTAGAAGAACTGTTTCTTCATCGCCTTTACCGCTCGGTTGACTTTGGTCAACGGTCGCAACCAGCTGAAAGTTCTTGACCGAAGCAACAGTAACTCGTCCATGGAAGTTCAGACACCAGCACTGCAAGTGCTCGTGCCATCTAGGAGCTTTGTTCTTTAGTATTGTCAAGCTGGAACCATCCTTGTTGGGTTTTTTCATTATCTTGGTTACATCACATGGCTTTTGGTCAGACGAGAGTCCAgcggatgatgatgaaggtgATGGTGATGGGCATCGGAGTGTGCTTACCATTCTTCTTGGACCTCTTGATTTCAAAAGGTTGAATTTATAAGAAACATGACCGACTTCAAAGTTGCCTGCTGGAACTTGAGGGCTTATCTGCTTTGATGCAAATCTGCGACTGGCTTTGCCATTTGAAGGTTTTGCTCCGTTGTGTGGTGGTTGGCTATCGTATACTGTAAAGTTGGTCCCAAGAAAATCTGATCTGTTGaagtttccaaaaaaaaaccatgaaCCCTTAGTTTTCAAGCCACACTCATCTtctaagcaaaaaaaaacaaaccttaaaacaaatttaaaacttcTGAGATAGCAATCCTGCTTTAGAGATTAAATGGCCGCCTAGCCGCCTAGGATATTCAGTAATGCACATATCAATACCTTAATTTTCCGACGTAGGCATTACTTCCTTGAGAGAAATCATCAGCATCAAGTGATATGATGTACTCAGTGTAAGCACCGGTCCTAAACCTCCGCGCCGCCAGAAGAAACTTTCCCTTATCAGTGAATGCTGGTGAAcagaaaatacaaactaaattaataaatccTGAAAATGATCCTTTTGCCAGCAAAGGAAAAATTTACTTAACTTGTTCCAAAGCAGTTTGCtcttaaatttaatataatgatattttcattGAGTTTGGAATGAAAATATAACTCAAAATATCATTCAGTGATGTCAAGATACCCGAATATAGATAAAAGGATTAACAATGCCTAGCAAACTACTTCACAGGTCAACTCCTATATTAGACTGCAGCTCAgaattttcttcatcatcaaccaaGGTCAACAAAAAAGTCAATACTTATTAATGGCAATTGGTTGGTAAGTTGTTTCAAAGACAAGGCATTACTAGGTAAAAGACTGAGACAACCTTAGGAAGTCACTAATTCAATCGTTTTCACACTTAAAAAGCCTATCTAAAACTTTCATTTCAAGCCATATAtacttttctaattttgaCTGAATCAACAATAAGAATGAAGCAAAAGGAAAAGTAATACTTTTGAAATAACTTACATGGTGTTAGAGCAAGATACAAGTAAAACGTTGATGTCTTCTTGTTCCTCTTTATCAAGCACTGATTAGAAAAGTCTCTAGGACCTGGCTGCATTTCAAAATACACTAAACTATCTCAATTCTcatcccatttttttttccaattgcTCTTAACAAAAGCAAAGCCACAATAGCATCTATAAAGGCATATTAAGCTAAAGCAAGAACAAATACCATTAAGCGAACAAAACAACTGTGAATAGCTTTCAAATGACATGATCAAACGCCATCAACTTGACAGAATATTCTTATAAGAAGCTTGATTTAGGTAATTCAACAGTGTCTCTATAATGTGAAAGAGATAACAAAACTCACAGATTCACCTAAATCGATTCCTAAATCAGAGAACACGAAACCTAATTTgacgaaacaaaaatcaatgaaatggtaaaatcaatacaaaaggCGTACCAATTTGAGGCAAGAAGGGAAAGTAATTTTGCCAGAGTTAAGAGAGGATCTAGCGAAATCGTGAGTGATTTCTCTCCATTTCTTAGAAACGCAAGCGCAAGTAACTACATCACGACGTTGAGGCCAACGGTCCTCAGTCTCCTCCACGCGACGAATGATCTCGCCTAATAATTCAGGGAGCATCGCCGACCATGACGAAGAACCGGCCATATTCGACGGCGGAGGAATCGATTCGGATTCCGGTGCCGTCGTTGTCTCTCCCTGATGAAACCTAAAAGAGTTCGAGATCCTCCGCGAAAGGAGGGACCGTGACAAAGGCATTTTGTGAAGAGAGATGTTTCGATCTGGAAATAGAGAGAAGaggggaagagagagaaagggatGAGATTTGTTtctgggaaaaaaaaatctatataataattaataccAACGTGCGAAATCTAGAAGGGAGTGATATTTTTGGGTAATAGTGACACAGCTGTGATATACGAATAAGTGACAGATCTTTTTATTTGGGACACGTCTCTCTACTTTATAAGTGGTCGAAAAAGTGAGAAATCTAAACCGGAAACGACGACTAAACCGGATACATGATGTTATTTTTTCATAGCACATTCAATTTAAGTAACACAGAAAAATCTTATGACTTGTGTAACTGAGGTTGATAGACGAACATTTCGACATTTGTTAAATCTGAATTTTGTTCAATCTTTAAGAATTAAGATTATGGATTTGGTTTATGATAACTCATTTTGTGATATTAGAAGATTccttatttttattgaaatgaaattacttgtttaggatttagtaatttatttttatcactTTTTGCCTTTTGGGCTTGTGTAGTTGTAacttagagatttttttttttggttataatgtTAAGATTTTATACCAAATAAACAAACGTTTACAACTTGTTCTAAAAGATTACAAAACACatcctaccaaaaaaataaaaaataaaaggattACAAAACACAACCCAACATTTGTAcaacttatatattttaacatttgtaCTTCATAAAATTCAATATTGGTAATGGTACCACGTCTGTTGTTTACGTTTTAGAAAAAGATAGATTTTTAGATTGTTTATTAATGCTATAAACTGTCATATCTAACAATAAGATAATTAATATAACTAGCCCAAATAAACGTTAGTAACACCACCGCTTTGATCATGAGTTTCCGGCACCTGAGCTACTATCTTCGCATCCCACTCTCTTGCATGGTGGTTGACACGATCCCAAGCATCAATAACACTTTTACGTGCAGTAATTAGAGCTAGTCAGCTCTAAGCTAATTGACTAGATTTTAAGTCATGGACAAGTGATCGAATACTTTAagatctctcttcctctccaaaTATTTGacataaaatcaaacataaactCGCTCAAGCCTAACTGTCCTAGACAAAACTATACCATAAGCTGGCAAAACTACTTTGAGTGCAATTGATTACTTGTGATAGACACAACAGCTACTAAAGAAAGACCTCCAACCAACAAACTGATTTCATCAACCCAACTCTTGAAAACAAACCTTGAGATTGGTATGGTGATTTCAATAGCTTTCAAGactagataaaaaaacaaacaagccTCTAAAGATAACTAGGCACACATTTGGCCTCTCCAGGTTCGATCATGGGGATGGAGAAACAAGAGTTGGTATGTTCACGTTGATGTCATATCCCTACTTCTCgtaattttcttgaaaacaagACCACTCACTATGGCAGTAACCAACTGGGCATGAAGCAACTTGGACCTGAAAATTTGaaggaaactaaaaaaaaaagagtaagaaaataaaatatacaagaaaagaaaaacgaagaGAAGTTTACCTATTTATATGTTCATGAAAAGGAAGGAGCCATTTCTCTAGATGTTGTTTTAgtttgagagaaagaaaatgatgatataAACCAGAGTAAGAGATGGTTGAGACTTAGAAAACAAACCATTATATAAAGTGAAGAGAAAGATTGGTAACGAATAAAAACGAACtccaataaataaataaaacaagaaatccataattgaaaatcaaacttgtaaaatttcttcttctttgttcactAGCTTCAGCAAAAGTCTCTCAAGGAATGGAGATCAAACTGGGAACATAGGCACAGGATTGGAACGTACATACAACTTCATCTATCTTAATCTTTTTGCACAGATCTCCCCTCACAATATAGACCCAAGCTTGTTTAGGTTTCTTGgtagaaaaacataaaacgaaGCTCTTCCCAGAGATACTATCATCGACGAAGTAACTTGTAGAATTATGACAAAGTACCATGGGGAAGTTAGGTATTGAGACAGTCATGAACTTAATCCACACAACATCGTTTCCATCATCCCCATTACCAATTTTATTCTTTGTCACCCAAATCTCAATCTCCCTTGTTCTTTTGCATTGTTCCATCACTGAAAACCGATCTCCTTTGTAAATAGAGAGGATACGAGTATGAGTAGTACTTTTCTTCGCCTTACATGGTAGAATACAGAACATCTTTAATGTCTCTTTGGAAAAATCGAGCCATTTGGATGAAATACTGACCAGTTTTGGAATTATAAGCTGTCCAGTACAAATTTCCATTCATGGAAACCCTAGAATTAGCAGACGATTCGTCCATTACAAACCCTTCGTCAAAACTGGTATGATCAGTAACCTTGATAACACTGAATAAATCCtcatatataacttttttcttatacttaaAGTGGTATTTGAatattaaagatatttttataataaaatataatatattttgttttggtaggagatataatatatttttatcaacagtgtttttagaagaaaagtcagaaagtatatataattctgaaatgaagaaaagtCAACTTTAGACCCATTTCGAAGCGAAACTCATGTCCGCCGTGAAATCTGTCTCTTCCTTCAGGCTCGCCTCTCTCCTCCGCCGTGAGAATGATCCTTCCGCCGCCATGAAGCTTTTCCGAAACCCTGATCCAGAATCAACGAACCCAAAAAGGCCCTTCAGATACTCGCTTCTTTGCTACGATATCATCATCACGAAACTTGGTGGCTCCAAGATGTTTGACGAGCTAGATCAGGTACTTCTCCACCTCAAGACCGATACTCGTATCGTTCCTACAGAGATTATATTTTGCAATGTGATCAATTTCTTTGGCCGTGGAAAATTACCCAGTCGTGCACTCCACatgttcgacgaaatgcctCAATACCGTTGCCAACGCACTGTGAAATCTTTGAACTCTCTGTTGAGTGCGCTTTTAAAGTGCGGTGAGTTGGAGAAAATGAAGGAACGTCTTTCGAGTATTGATGAGTTTGGTAAGCCTGACGCTTGTACTTACAATATACTGATCCATGGATGTTCTCAGAGCGGGTGTTTCGATGATGCCTTGAAGCTATTCGATGAAATGGTCAAGAAAAAAGTGAAGCCCACTGGTGTTACCTTTGGGACGTTGATTCACGGGTTGTGCAAGGATTCGAGGGTGAAGGAAGCACTGAAGATGAAGCACGATATGTTAAAAGTGTATGGAGTGCGTCCCACGGTACACATTTATGCGTCGTTGATTAAAGCGCTTTGTCAAATTGGTGAATTGAGTTTTGCGTTTAAGCTTAAGGATGAGGCGTACGAAGGAAAGATTAAAGTAGACGCAGCTATATACTCTACGTTGATTAGCTCACTTATAAAAGCTGGAAGGTCGAATGAGGTATCGATGATTTTGGAAGAAATGAGTGAAAAAGGATGCAAACCTGATACAGTGACTTACAATGTACTAATTAACGGGTTCTGTGTTGAGAATGATTCCGAATCAGCTAATCGAGTCTTGGATGAAATGGTTGAAAAGGGCTTGAAACCAGATGTTATAAGCTACAACATGATACTTGGTGTCTTTTTTAGAATCAAAAAATGGGAAGAAGCTACTTACTTGTTTGAAGATATGCCCAGAAGAGGTTGCAGCCCTGATACCTTATCGTATAGGATAGTTTTCGATGGGCTTTGCGAAGGTTTACAATTCGAAGAAGCTGCAGTTATCTTAGACGAAATGCTTTTCAAAGGTTATAAGCCTCGCAGGGATAGGCTAGAGGGATTTCTGCAAAAGCTATGTGAGAGTGGAAAGTTGGAGATTCTGAGTAAAGTTATTAGTAGCTTGCATAGAGGGATTGCTGGTGATGCAGATGTGTGGTCGGTTATGATACCTACAATGTGCAAAGAACCCGTGATATCGGATTctattgatttgttgttgaaCACAGTAAAGGAAGATGGTCCTTTATCAGCAATGCCACAATGCTAGGTCACGTGTTGTACAAGTTAATGAGGCTGGTGTTTGAGTACCAGAGAGCAAAACTTTCAACAGCCGAATCTTGGACTTAGGGATAGAATGCTATCTGTGTttggatttgagattttggtttCAGAAAAATAGTAACCAATGTAAAGCCAATCTATGTAAGAGTGGGAAGTTGGAGATTCTCGGTAAAGTTGTCAGTAGCTTGGCATAG
This sequence is a window from Arabidopsis thaliana chromosome 1 sequence. Protein-coding genes within it:
- a CDS encoding F-box associated ubiquitination effector family protein (F-box associated ubiquitination effector family protein; CONTAINS InterPro DOMAIN/s: F-box associated domain, type 1 (InterPro:IPR006527), F-box associated interaction domain (InterPro:IPR017451); BEST Arabidopsis thaliana protein match is: F-box and associated interaction domains-containing protein (TAIR:AT1G58090.1); Has 194 Blast hits to 194 proteins in 3 species: Archae - 0; Bacteria - 0; Metazoa - 0; Fungi - 0; Plants - 194; Viruses - 0; Other Eukaryotes - 0 (source: NCBI BLink).) encodes the protein MEICTGQLIIPKLVSISSKWLDFSKETLKMFCILPCKAKKSTTHTRILSIYKGDRFSVMEQCKRTREIEIWVTKNKIGNGDDGNDVVWIKFMTVSIPNFPMVLCHNSTSYFVDDSISGKSFVLCFSTKKPKQAWVYIVRGDLCKKIKIDEVVCTFQSCAYVPSLISIP
- the TLP7 gene encoding tubby like protein 7 (tubby like protein 7 (TLP7); CONTAINS InterPro DOMAIN/s: Tubby, C-terminal, conserved site (InterPro:IPR018066), Tubby, C-terminal (InterPro:IPR000007); BEST Arabidopsis thaliana protein match is: tubby like protein 3 (TAIR:AT2G47900.2); Has 954 Blast hits to 946 proteins in 118 species: Archae - 0; Bacteria - 0; Metazoa - 352; Fungi - 19; Plants - 468; Viruses - 0; Other Eukaryotes - 115 (source: NCBI BLink).); its protein translation is MPLSRSLLSRRISNSFRFHQGETTTAPESESIPPPSNMAGSSSWSAMLPELLGEIIRRVEETEDRWPQRRDVVTCACVSKKWREITHDFARSSLNSGKITFPSCLKLPGPRDFSNQCLIKRNKKTSTFYLYLALTPSFTDKGKFLLAARRFRTGAYTEYIISLDADDFSQGSNAYVGKLRSDFLGTNFTVYDSQPPHNGAKPSNGKASRRFASKQISPQVPAGNFEVGHVSYKFNLLKSRGPRRMVSTLRCPSPSPSSSSAGLSSDQKPCDVTKIMKKPNKDGSSLTILKNKAPRWHEHLQCWCLNFHGRVTVASVKNFQLVATVDQSQPSGKGDEETVLLQFGKVGDDTFTMDYRQPLSAFQAFAICLTSFGTKLACE
- a CDS encoding Pentatricopeptide repeat (PPR) superfamily protein; this encodes MFDEMPQYRCQRTVKSLNSLLSALLKCGELEKMKERLSSIDEFGKPDACTYNILIHGCSQSGCFDDALKLFDEMVKKKVKPTGVTFGTLIHGLCKDSRVKEALKMKHDMLKVYGVRPTVHIYASLIKALCQIGELSFAFKLKDEAYEGKIKVDAAIYSTLISSLIKAGRSNEVSMILEEMSEKGCKPDTVTYNVLINGFCVENDSESANRVLDEMVEKGLKPDVISYNMILGVFFRIKKWEEATYLFEDMPRRGCSPDTLSYRIVFDGLCEGLQFEEAAVILDEMLFKGYKPRRDRLEGFLQKLCESGKLEILSKVISSLHRGIAGDADVWSVMIPTMCKEPVISDSIDLLLNTVKEDGPLSAMPQC
- a CDS encoding Pentatricopeptide repeat (PPR) superfamily protein (Pentatricopeptide repeat (PPR) superfamily protein; CONTAINS InterPro DOMAIN/s: Pentatricopeptide repeat (InterPro:IPR002885); BEST Arabidopsis thaliana protein match is: rna processing factor 2 (TAIR:AT1G62670.1); Has 42827 Blast hits to 13568 proteins in 292 species: Archae - 4; Bacteria - 35; Metazoa - 401; Fungi - 615; Plants - 40434; Viruses - 0; Other Eukaryotes - 1338 (source: NCBI BLink).), which gives rise to MSAVKSVSSFRLASLLRRENDPSAAMKLFRNPDPESTNPKRPFRYSLLCYDIIITKLGGSKMFDELDQVLLHLKTDTRIVPTEIIFCNVINFFGRGKLPSRALHMFDEMPQYRCQRTVKSLNSLLSALLKCGELEKMKERLSSIDEFGKPDACTYNILIHGCSQSGCFDDALKLFDEMVKKKVKPTGVTFGTLIHGLCKDSRVKEALKMKHDMLKVYGVRPTVHIYASLIKALCQIGELSFAFKLKDEAYEGKIKVDAAIYSTLISSLIKAGRSNEVSMILEEMSEKGCKPDTVTYNVLINGFCVENDSESANRVLDEMVEKGLKPDVISYNMILGVFFRIKKWEEATYLFEDMPRRGCSPDTLSYRIVFDGLCEGLQFEEAAVILDEMLFKGYKPRRDRLEGFLQKLCESGKLEILSKVISSLHRGIAGDADVWSVMIPTMCKEPVISDSIDLLLNTVKEDGPLSAMPQC